The Photobacterium sp. TY1-4 DNA window ATCGAGAGATCGATTCGTGCTTCGACTAAATCGACGGCCTGATCACTCAGAACCAGTTCGATGTTTACCTTGGGATGTTGGCGACAAAACTCGCTTAATTTTGCCAGTAGTCCGCTATCCGGGGTTGCTGCCGGATAGCCGACCCGGATTGGTCCGGCAATCTCATGGGTTGCTGCCAGTTGATTCTGCGCTTCATCCAGCAGGGTCACCGCCGGTGAGGCGCTGGCAAGATACTGAACTCCTTCCGGTGTTAAGGCAACCTGTCGGTTGCTGCGTTGAAATAGCCGGACCCCGAGGCGTTTTTCCAGCTCCTGGATCCTGGCGCTGACGGTACCGCGGGGGAGTCCGAGTTGGCGCGCGGCGGCAGAAAAGTTCAACAGCTCTGCCACAAGGATGAAGGTTCTGAGAGCGTCAATATGCATTTTTGTCAAAAATTATCAGACATAGTGTCTAATTAGTCTCATATATCCGGACAAAGTCAACACGAGTAAGCTGAATTTCCTGGTTCATTTGTTTATTGAGACGTATCAAGGAGTTCAGTGATGAAATATTCCCTATTAAGTGCCGCATTGATGATGAGCCTGACTGCGACCAGTCAGGCCGAGGAAGTCACGCTGCAATGGTTAGGCGGCCCGACGCTGCTGGTTGAATTCGGCGGGATCCGGCTCCTGACCGATCCGATGTTGGGAGAAGGTGAGCAGGCCTACCAAATGATCGACCCCAATCAGATGTTTCAACTCAGTCAATTGCCTCCGCCAGTCGATCACAAGCGCCTGACCCCTTTGCCGGCGTTGGATCTTCAGGCGCTCGATGTGGTGTTGTTAAGCCACAGCCACGAAGATCACTTCGATCAGGTTGCCCGCCAGGAATTACCAAAAGATGTGGCTCTGGTCGCGGCAGAATCGGATGTCCCGCTGGCCCGGAAGCTGGGATTTGACCAGGTAACCGGTCTTTCCGTCGGGAAAAGCTGGTCATACCGTGAAGGCGAATACCAAGTGACGGTGACTGCCGCACCGGCAAATCATACCCTGGAGCAGGCCTTCTCGCCGGTGCTGGATGGCGGGAATGGCTACTGGCTCAATTTTCGCCATGGTGACTGGCACAAGAGCCTGTACTGGAGCGGTGACTCGTTTTTCACTCAGTCGGTTCAAAACTGGCTGGCGGCCTATCCGGCACCGGATATCTTTGTTCCGCATGTCGGGAGAGTGGGCACCACCGGGCCTTTTGGTCAGCTGTCGATGGGGGCCGAAGAGGTGATTGGAGCGATGAAAGCCCTGAAACCGGCACATACCTTGCCGATCCACCATTCGACGTATGCCCTGTATCTCGA harbors:
- a CDS encoding MBL fold metallo-hydrolase; translation: MKYSLLSAALMMSLTATSQAEEVTLQWLGGPTLLVEFGGIRLLTDPMLGEGEQAYQMIDPNQMFQLSQLPPPVDHKRLTPLPALDLQALDVVLLSHSHEDHFDQVARQELPKDVALVAAESDVPLARKLGFDQVTGLSVGKSWSYREGEYQVTVTAAPANHTLEQAFSPVLDGGNGYWLNFRHGDWHKSLYWSGDSFFTQSVQNWLAAYPAPDIFVPHVGRVGTTGPFGQLSMGAEEVIGAMKALKPAHTLPIHHSTYALYLEPISELKRQAEQAGMPLDLPAPGTRISYR
- a CDS encoding LysR family transcriptional regulator — encoded protein: MHIDALRTFILVAELLNFSAAARQLGLPRGTVSARIQELEKRLGVRLFQRSNRQVALTPEGVQYLASASPAVTLLDEAQNQLAATHEIAGPIRVGYPAATPDSGLLAKLSEFCRQHPKVNIELVLSDQAVDLVEARIDLSIRGRDPANPDLIARPLRARSLLLVASPAWLAQHQPITHWQHLPVHDPHRQASFPHQTPDIHTSDLNTSLQLCLNGLGAAVLPALFCRPYLERGELISLTPPEPLPELSLFLIYPQRKLLPERTRRLIQTLLD